One stretch of Limnohabitans sp. DNA includes these proteins:
- a CDS encoding DUF2946 family protein, translating into MTWTSAPLRRLTQLILCAMLLAALAPTLSRARAWGQGSAAPWMEICTAQGTQSLGVDVTLDALTDERPQPGKTMVDHCAFCLLVCDRMAPPSSPFAWQALPQAPPPLAHFDTHRPLSILHWTVLTRAPPAHA; encoded by the coding sequence ATGACCTGGACTTCCGCACCACTGCGCAGGCTCACCCAGTTGATACTGTGCGCGATGCTGCTGGCGGCTTTGGCTCCCACGCTCTCGCGTGCGCGAGCCTGGGGCCAGGGCAGTGCTGCGCCGTGGATGGAAATCTGTACCGCCCAGGGCACGCAAAGCCTGGGGGTAGATGTAACGCTCGACGCGCTGACTGACGAAAGGCCTCAACCCGGCAAAACCATGGTGGACCACTGCGCCTTTTGCTTGCTGGTCTGCGACCGGATGGCACCACCCAGCAGCCCCTTTGCGTGGCAGGCTCTGCCTCAGGCGCCACCTCCGTTGGCGCACTTCGATACACACCGACCTCTGTCCATTCTGCATTGGACAGTCCTCACTCGCGCCCCACCTGCCCACGCCTGA
- a CDS encoding TraR/DksA C4-type zinc finger protein has translation MTSSDTPSLSIYRERLLQERTQLLQRIAEQRGGLVSRADMAADHFDNSFQSRAQIRSERQTEFAINEHETAELGDIDAALERIDAGTYGQCTDCGVTIPPARLSAYPTAKRCIVCQTRKEQGR, from the coding sequence ATGACTTCATCCGACACCCCAAGCCTCTCCATTTACCGCGAGCGTCTTTTGCAAGAGCGCACGCAGCTGCTGCAGCGCATCGCCGAGCAGCGTGGCGGTCTGGTCTCGCGCGCTGACATGGCCGCGGACCACTTTGACAACAGCTTTCAGTCGCGCGCCCAGATCCGTTCTGAGCGGCAAACCGAGTTCGCCATCAACGAACACGAAACCGCCGAGCTGGGAGACATCGACGCTGCACTTGAGCGTATTGATGCGGGCACCTATGGCCAGTGCACCGACTGCGGCGTGACCATTCCGCCCGCACGCCTGAGCGCCTACCCGACCGCCAAACGCTGCATCGTTTGCCAGACGCGCAAGGAACAAGGCCGCTGA
- the mrdA gene encoding penicillin-binding protein 2 has product MSLPLPTLAELRDIHKEIERFHSRVVIVQWVILLCFALLAARLIYLQVIRHDDLMAQAESNRTAILPTVPPRGNVIDRNGVVLASNYSAYTLEITPSKVKDLEATIDALAELVNIQTKDRRHFKRLREETKNFASLPIRNLLTDEEVARFSAQSYRFPGVEIKARLFRQYPYGELASHVIGYIGRINQRDKEMLEENDNIANYRGTEYIGKLGIEQGYERELHGITGVNWVETSAGGRAIRNLSSRPATPGQNVVLSIDIQLQKMTEDLFGQRRGALVALDPKTGEVLAFVSKPTFDPNWFVDGIDVENWQLLNESIDKPLLNRALRGTYPPGSTYKPFMALGALATGKRSASTIIQDSGSWTYGGHTFRSHGDHGLGAVDMVSSIVSSSNVYYYSLANEMGVDVIHDFMKPLWFGQRTGIDLPGEVRGILPSTTWKRNYFKKPDQKQWFSGETISLGVGQGYNAFTMLQLASATATLANRGLQFKPQVVTATQDALTHAQTQVAAQAPMDLGYKPEHLDVVHKGLVGVVTSGTSARVFAGAGYTSAGKTGTAQAVTIGQKDKYNAAKLSEYQRDHSLYMAYAPAESPTIALAVVVENAGFGAAAAAPIARRVFDYWLLGQYPSEDDITATQRGQSSSPIGKPRAKKDVPLLSPKAVPADKALEAVKP; this is encoded by the coding sequence ATGTCACTGCCTTTGCCCACTCTCGCGGAATTGCGCGACATCCACAAAGAGATTGAACGCTTTCACTCACGGGTTGTGATCGTTCAATGGGTGATCCTGCTTTGCTTTGCCTTGCTGGCAGCACGTCTGATTTATCTGCAGGTCATCCGGCACGATGACCTGATGGCGCAAGCCGAAAGCAACCGCACAGCCATCTTGCCCACGGTGCCACCACGCGGCAATGTTATAGACCGCAACGGCGTGGTGCTGGCCAGCAACTATTCGGCCTATACCTTGGAAATCACCCCCTCCAAAGTCAAGGATCTGGAAGCCACCATAGACGCGCTGGCAGAGCTGGTGAACATCCAGACCAAAGACCGCCGTCACTTCAAGCGTTTGCGTGAAGAGACAAAAAACTTTGCCTCCTTGCCCATTCGAAACCTGCTCACTGATGAAGAAGTTGCCCGCTTCAGTGCCCAGAGTTACCGATTTCCCGGGGTCGAAATCAAAGCCCGCCTGTTCAGACAGTACCCCTACGGCGAGCTGGCCAGCCATGTGATTGGCTACATTGGCCGCATCAACCAGCGTGACAAGGAAATGCTGGAGGAAAACGACAACATCGCCAATTACCGTGGCACAGAATACATCGGCAAACTCGGCATCGAACAAGGCTACGAACGCGAACTGCACGGCATCACCGGCGTCAATTGGGTCGAGACTTCGGCGGGCGGGCGGGCCATTCGCAATCTGTCGAGCCGACCAGCGACACCGGGCCAAAACGTGGTGTTGTCCATCGACATCCAATTGCAAAAGATGACTGAAGACCTGTTTGGCCAGCGCCGGGGGGCCTTGGTGGCGCTGGACCCCAAAACCGGCGAGGTACTTGCCTTCGTGAGCAAACCCACCTTTGATCCGAACTGGTTCGTGGATGGCATTGATGTTGAGAACTGGCAGTTGCTCAATGAATCCATCGACAAACCCTTGCTCAACCGCGCTTTGCGCGGCACCTATCCACCAGGCTCCACCTACAAACCCTTCATGGCGCTAGGCGCATTGGCCACCGGTAAACGCTCCGCCAGCACCATCATTCAAGATTCGGGCTCGTGGACCTATGGCGGTCACACGTTTCGTAGCCACGGAGACCATGGCCTGGGTGCGGTGGACATGGTCAGCTCGATCGTCTCATCGAGCAATGTTTACTACTACTCGCTGGCCAATGAAATGGGGGTTGACGTCATCCATGACTTCATGAAGCCTTTGTGGTTTGGTCAGCGCACGGGCATCGACTTGCCAGGCGAGGTGCGCGGCATCCTGCCCAGCACCACATGGAAGCGCAACTATTTCAAGAAACCCGATCAAAAACAATGGTTCAGCGGCGAGACCATTTCGCTGGGCGTCGGCCAGGGTTACAACGCATTCACCATGTTGCAACTGGCCTCGGCAACGGCCACCTTGGCCAACCGGGGTCTGCAGTTCAAGCCGCAAGTGGTCACCGCCACACAAGATGCGCTGACCCACGCACAAACGCAAGTGGCTGCACAAGCACCGATGGACCTGGGCTACAAACCCGAGCACCTGGATGTGGTGCACAAGGGCCTGGTGGGCGTCGTCACGTCGGGCACCTCGGCACGGGTGTTTGCTGGAGCGGGCTACACCAGTGCTGGCAAAACCGGCACGGCACAAGCGGTGACGATTGGGCAAAAAGACAAATACAACGCAGCCAAATTGTCTGAGTACCAGCGTGACCACTCTCTGTATATGGCCTATGCCCCAGCGGAATCCCCGACGATTGCGCTGGCTGTGGTGGTCGAAAACGCTGGCTTTGGTGCCGCTGCGGCCGCGCCCATTGCACGGCGGGTGTTTGACTACTGGTTATTGGGGCAATACCCCAGTGAAGATGACATAACTGCCACACAAAGAGGCCAGTCCTCCAGCCCGATCGGCAAACCCCGGGCCAAGAAAGATGTGCCGCTGCTGAGTCCCAAAGCCGTGCCCGCCGACAAGGCACTGGAAGCCGTCAAACCATGA
- a CDS encoding copper chaperone PCu(A)C: MFRPALSVSALFLAMTVSLSAQAQVTVKDAWVRATVPQQKATGAFMQLQSAQDAKLVSAQSPVAGVVEVHEMAMDGGVMRMRAVPNLDLPAGKAIDLKPGGYHVMLMDLKAQVKDGDTVPVTLVVEGKDGKRQSVELKVPARTAAAPAMKHGEGHKHKH, encoded by the coding sequence ATGTTCCGTCCCGCTTTGTCTGTGTCTGCCCTTTTTCTGGCCATGACCGTGTCCTTGTCGGCCCAAGCCCAAGTGACTGTGAAAGACGCCTGGGTGCGCGCCACCGTGCCCCAGCAAAAGGCCACGGGTGCCTTCATGCAGCTGCAATCGGCGCAAGACGCCAAATTGGTCTCGGCCCAATCGCCTGTGGCGGGTGTGGTCGAGGTGCATGAAATGGCCATGGACGGCGGCGTCATGCGCATGCGTGCTGTGCCCAACCTGGATTTGCCTGCGGGCAAAGCCATCGACCTCAAGCCCGGCGGCTACCACGTCATGCTGATGGACCTGAAGGCCCAAGTCAAAGACGGTGACACCGTGCCCGTGACGCTGGTGGTGGAAGGCAAAGACGGCAAGCGCCAGTCTGTGGAGTTGAAAGTGCCCGCCCGCACCGCCGCTGCACCGGCCATGAAACACGGCGAAGGCCACAAGCACAAGCACTGA
- a CDS encoding glutathione S-transferase → MLTLCGFAASNYHNKVKLALLEKGVPFVEELAWVGATDAQASPLGKVPYLKTPEGAVCESAVMLEYIEQKYPQNPLIPADPFAAAKVRELALFLDLHLELVARNLYPEAFFGGKVSDSVKEKTAAQLEKSVAAFAKLAKFAPFIAGDSLTLADCAAVVHLPLVSGVTKLIYGKDFLAELPVRDYLKMMGERPHMQTVNADRKANMELMMSRMKAKS, encoded by the coding sequence ATGCTCACACTCTGCGGCTTTGCAGCCAGCAATTACCACAACAAAGTCAAATTGGCCTTGCTCGAAAAAGGCGTGCCTTTTGTCGAGGAGCTGGCTTGGGTGGGCGCGACCGATGCGCAAGCCAGCCCCTTGGGCAAAGTGCCTTACCTCAAGACGCCAGAGGGCGCGGTGTGCGAGTCGGCCGTGATGCTGGAATACATCGAACAAAAGTACCCGCAAAACCCCTTGATCCCTGCCGACCCGTTTGCCGCTGCCAAGGTGCGCGAGTTGGCGCTGTTTCTGGACCTGCACTTGGAGCTGGTTGCGCGCAACCTCTACCCCGAAGCCTTTTTTGGCGGCAAGGTGAGCGACTCGGTCAAAGAGAAAACCGCAGCGCAGCTCGAAAAGAGCGTGGCTGCATTTGCCAAGTTGGCCAAGTTCGCTCCCTTCATCGCGGGCGACAGCTTGACGTTGGCCGACTGCGCCGCCGTGGTGCACCTGCCCTTGGTGTCTGGCGTCACCAAGTTGATTTACGGCAAAGACTTCCTGGCCGAGCTGCCTGTGCGCGACTACCTCAAGATGATGGGCGAGCGCCCCCACATGCAGACGGTCAACGCGGACCGCAAAGCCAATATGGAATTGATGATGTCGCGCATGAAAGCCAAAAGCTGA
- a CDS encoding VOC family protein, translated as MHSLFHFAFHVTDLDEARRFYGDVLGCQEGRSTETWVDFDFFSHQISLHLGEPFKTTLTGLVGEHLVPMPHFGLVLQKADWQELAERLKSRSMQFVVEPHLRFAGQPGEQWTMFFLDPFGNPIEVKGFADFETVYAS; from the coding sequence ATGCACAGTCTTTTTCATTTCGCTTTTCACGTCACAGACTTGGATGAAGCGCGCCGCTTTTATGGCGATGTGCTCGGATGCCAAGAGGGCCGATCGACCGAGACTTGGGTTGACTTTGATTTTTTCTCGCACCAGATCTCGCTGCATCTGGGCGAGCCCTTCAAAACCACCTTGACGGGCCTTGTGGGTGAACACCTGGTGCCCATGCCGCATTTTGGCTTGGTCTTGCAAAAGGCCGATTGGCAAGAGCTGGCCGAGCGCTTGAAATCGCGCAGCATGCAATTTGTGGTCGAGCCCCACCTGCGCTTTGCCGGTCAGCCCGGTGAGCAATGGACCATGTTTTTCTTGGACCCGTTTGGTAACCCCATCGAGGTCAAAGGCTTCGCTGATTTCGAGACGGTTTACGCCAGTTGA
- a CDS encoding MbnP family copper-binding protein, with protein MKTLLITAAALALAACSTVPNAPKTAQVSLNFAAQINGQPFACGQRYDGVGTTRSSITPSDFRMYVSEVKLLRQDGSAVPVQLAQDGIWQHQNVALIDFENGTGPCRNGTTATNTAVRGQVPAGNYVGVELTVGVPFAQNHQDPTVAPAPLNSTAMFWNWQGGYKFIKFDTTSSGINDQQPAGANAMGPVTRYSVHLGSTACASESRTQAPSACQNPNRMTVRLNQFDLAKNTVVVDMGAVLAQANVDVNAKGTSPGCMSFPKDADCTHVMNALGLAYDGVPANGAQRLLSKR; from the coding sequence ATGAAAACCCTCCTCATCACAGCCGCCGCCCTGGCACTCGCCGCATGCAGCACGGTGCCCAACGCGCCAAAAACCGCGCAGGTATCGCTCAACTTTGCAGCTCAAATCAACGGCCAGCCTTTTGCCTGCGGCCAGCGTTACGACGGCGTGGGCACCACACGTTCGAGCATCACGCCCAGTGACTTTCGCATGTATGTGAGCGAGGTGAAGTTGTTGCGCCAAGACGGCAGCGCCGTGCCGGTGCAATTGGCGCAAGACGGCATTTGGCAGCACCAAAACGTGGCCCTGATCGATTTTGAAAACGGCACCGGCCCCTGCCGCAATGGCACCACCGCCACCAACACCGCTGTGCGGGGCCAAGTACCTGCAGGTAACTATGTGGGCGTGGAACTCACCGTGGGCGTGCCCTTTGCGCAAAACCACCAGGACCCCACCGTGGCCCCCGCACCGCTCAACTCCACAGCCATGTTCTGGAACTGGCAAGGCGGCTACAAGTTCATCAAGTTTGACACCACCAGCAGCGGCATCAACGATCAACAGCCTGCTGGTGCCAATGCCATGGGGCCCGTCACGCGTTACTCGGTGCACCTGGGCAGCACCGCGTGCGCAAGCGAGAGCCGAACCCAAGCCCCCAGTGCTTGCCAAAACCCCAACCGCATGACCGTGCGCCTGAACCAATTTGACCTGGCCAAAAACACTGTGGTGGTGGACATGGGCGCTGTTTTGGCGCAGGCCAATGTGGACGTGAACGCCAAAGGCACATCGCCTGGCTGCATGAGCTTTCCCAAAGATGCCGACTGCACTCACGTGATGAACGCCCTGGGCCTGGCCTATGACGGCGTGCCCGCCAATGGGGCGCAACGCCTGTTGTCCAAGCGTTGA
- a CDS encoding copper chaperone PCu(A)C, with translation MNAMVHLTWKFITNSAMHAGLWMCALILSLNLAHAHDFKQGDLVIDHPYATPSLAGTRNGSVYFKGLRNRGGQADRLIAAKSAVAERVELHQMQMDGTIMRMREVPAIELPARTEVNLRHGGAGTHHLMLQGLKQPLKDGDRFDLELVFEKAGTRKVNVWVQTPRSGNATHTHPH, from the coding sequence ATGAATGCAATGGTTCACCTGACTTGGAAATTCATCACAAACTCAGCCATGCACGCTGGCTTGTGGATGTGCGCCCTGATCTTGTCACTCAACCTGGCACACGCCCACGACTTCAAGCAAGGTGATCTGGTGATCGACCATCCCTATGCCACGCCCAGCCTGGCTGGCACACGCAACGGTAGCGTTTATTTCAAAGGCCTGCGCAACCGGGGCGGCCAAGCCGACCGCTTGATCGCCGCCAAAAGCGCCGTGGCCGAACGTGTCGAGCTGCACCAGATGCAGATGGACGGGACCATCATGCGCATGCGTGAAGTGCCCGCCATCGAACTGCCTGCACGCACCGAAGTCAATCTGCGCCACGGTGGTGCGGGCACACACCACCTGATGCTGCAGGGTCTGAAACAGCCTTTGAAAGACGGCGACCGCTTCGACCTGGAGCTGGTCTTTGAAAAAGCCGGCACACGCAAAGTCAATGTCTGGGTGCAAACACCGCGCTCAGGCAACGCCACCCATACACATCCACACTGA
- a CDS encoding DUF2946 domain-containing protein, with protein MANAIIRAMFNLQSLRNAHRLTRFVLVWFALFVGAAVASPLVKPEAVQLVCSAIGGVKLVPVDAAGADVDGTVAHTALDCPACLPLIAPPAADVLAKLPTGDLPHALRALPAARLASLLGQPWQARAPPIFFA; from the coding sequence ATGGCCAATGCCATAATTCGTGCCATGTTCAACCTGCAATCCCTGCGCAATGCCCACCGACTCACCCGCTTCGTGCTGGTGTGGTTTGCCTTGTTTGTCGGGGCGGCGGTGGCCTCACCGCTGGTCAAGCCAGAAGCCGTGCAACTGGTTTGCAGCGCCATTGGCGGCGTGAAACTGGTGCCGGTGGATGCTGCAGGTGCTGATGTGGATGGCACGGTGGCACACACCGCGCTCGACTGCCCCGCCTGCTTGCCCCTGATCGCGCCTCCCGCGGCCGATGTACTGGCCAAGTTGCCAACGGGTGATTTGCCCCATGCTTTGCGAGCCCTGCCGGCGGCTCGCTTGGCCAGTTTGCTGGGTCAGCCCTGGCAAGCCCGCGCACCCCCCATCTTTTTCGCCTGA